In one Effusibacillus pohliae DSM 22757 genomic region, the following are encoded:
- a CDS encoding ClpP family protease — translation MNNDNWMLRYINNTPPAPEVPVPPAPAPVPKDDRRNPLVENLETLGQTQVASADQSNIFCITVIGQVEGHMVLPPQNKTTKYEHIIPQLVAAEQNDKIEGILVILNTVGGDVEAGLAIAEMIASLSKPTVTLVLGGGHSIGVPIAVASDYSFISETATMTIHPIRLTGLVIGVPQSFEYLEKMQERVIRFVTKHSRISEEKFRELMLKTGELARDIGTTVVGKDAVEYGLIDQIGGLGDAIKKLNELIEQYRQNKTMGVVQ, via the coding sequence ATGAACAACGACAACTGGATGCTGCGCTATATCAACAACACCCCGCCTGCTCCGGAAGTGCCCGTTCCGCCGGCGCCTGCCCCCGTGCCGAAGGATGACAGACGCAACCCGCTCGTTGAAAATCTCGAAACGCTCGGTCAGACGCAGGTGGCGTCGGCGGATCAATCGAATATTTTTTGCATCACGGTGATCGGACAGGTAGAAGGCCACATGGTGTTGCCGCCCCAGAACAAAACCACGAAATACGAACACATCATTCCGCAGCTGGTGGCGGCCGAACAAAATGACAAAATCGAAGGGATTCTGGTGATTTTGAACACGGTTGGCGGCGATGTGGAAGCCGGTCTGGCCATCGCCGAGATGATCGCGTCGCTGTCCAAGCCCACCGTTACGCTGGTACTGGGCGGCGGCCATTCGATCGGAGTGCCGATCGCTGTGGCTTCCGACTATTCCTTCATCAGTGAGACCGCGACGATGACGATCCACCCGATCCGGTTGACCGGTCTCGTGATCGGGGTGCCGCAATCGTTCGAGTATCTGGAGAAAATGCAGGAGCGGGTGATCCGGTTTGTCACTAAACATTCCCGCATCAGTGAGGAAAAATTCCGCGAGCTGATGCTGAAAACCGGCGAACTGGCCCGCGACATCGGCACGACTGTCGTCGGCAAGGACGCGGTCGAATACGGACTGATCGACCAGATCGGCGGATTAGGAGATGCAATCAAGAAGCTGAACGAACTGATCGAACAGTACCGTCAAAACAAAACGATGGGAGTTGTCCAATAA
- a CDS encoding DsbA family oxidoreductase translates to MHQQLTYFYDYNCPYCYLTHVMLEQLLKKQPIQVELAAWRMPDDAVVDPKPAGYKEQGKQFASGIARELGVPIRFDSPATGTRAAQEATKIAKRMDREFEFSRELFRQKWEEGKDISNRDTILETAGRIGLNVEEFRAAFLDRQGRQAVEDDFRRSAAEKIWTIPTYAAHGRTIQIHHFKDMPSLEQLQNFIKQGESFLHEA, encoded by the coding sequence ATGCATCAGCAACTCACCTATTTTTATGATTACAACTGCCCGTACTGTTATCTTACCCATGTCATGCTGGAACAATTGTTGAAAAAACAGCCAATTCAGGTGGAACTGGCCGCATGGCGGATGCCGGACGATGCGGTCGTCGATCCCAAGCCGGCCGGCTATAAGGAACAGGGCAAGCAGTTCGCCAGCGGAATCGCGCGGGAACTTGGCGTGCCAATCCGCTTCGACTCGCCCGCAACAGGCACGCGTGCCGCGCAGGAAGCGACGAAGATCGCCAAGCGGATGGACCGGGAGTTTGAATTCAGCCGCGAGCTGTTTCGTCAAAAATGGGAAGAAGGAAAAGACATTTCCAACCGCGACACGATTCTGGAAACGGCCGGCCGGATTGGCCTGAACGTGGAGGAATTTCGGGCGGCGTTCCTGGACAGACAAGGACGGCAGGCGGTGGAAGACGATTTTCGCAGAAGCGCAGCCGAAAAAATTTGGACGATCCCAACTTATGCAGCACATGGGCGAACGATCCAGATCCATCATTTTAAGGACATGCCGTCATTGGAGCAGTTGCAAAATTTTATCAAGCAGGGAGAATCTTTTTTGCATGAAGCCTGA
- a CDS encoding Lin0512 family protein, which produces MKVVFVEIGMGVDLHGQDVTEACVRAARNAIQHNSMPGLREFLPGRDINNMRVNVKLGVPADADKVNIEKVKSVFPYGQVTVEVVPGGLLCSSGVVLPDKGDRNDLVYIVNAAVEVGYEPGDSA; this is translated from the coding sequence ATGAAAGTGGTATTTGTCGAGATCGGGATGGGCGTCGATTTGCATGGCCAGGATGTGACGGAAGCTTGCGTGCGGGCTGCCCGAAATGCGATTCAACATAATTCGATGCCGGGGCTGCGGGAGTTTTTGCCCGGCCGGGATATCAACAACATGCGGGTCAATGTGAAGCTCGGAGTGCCGGCAGACGCCGACAAAGTGAACATTGAAAAAGTGAAGTCCGTTTTTCCATACGGGCAAGTGACTGTGGAGGTGGTACCCGGCGGATTGTTATGTTCGAGCGGTGTCGTTTTGCCGGATAAAGGGGATCGCAACGACCTGGTGTATATTGTGAACGCAGCGGTAGAAGTCGGCTACGAACCGGGTGATTCGGCATGA
- a CDS encoding YlzJ-like family protein, translating into MLHWAAIPLETVLEGYDSMECNWMETEYQGVKMLVEPCGQGCGRVVRLLSPNPYDYLKPNLAPGSIVPLFQPEQAIAKQS; encoded by the coding sequence ATGCTCCATTGGGCGGCGATCCCGCTAGAAACGGTGCTGGAAGGGTACGATTCGATGGAATGCAACTGGATGGAAACCGAGTATCAAGGTGTGAAAATGCTCGTCGAACCGTGCGGGCAGGGGTGCGGCCGAGTGGTACGTTTGTTGTCGCCCAACCCGTACGACTACCTGAAACCGAATCTTGCTCCCGGTTCGATTGTTCCGCTCTTTCAACCGGAACAGGCGATTGCGAAACAATCGTAA
- the nth gene encoding endonuclease III produces the protein MNKKTVRRILDTLAEMFPEAHCELHHSNPFELLIAVVLSAQATDRKVNEVTKELFKKYKTPWDYVSVPLAELENDIRHIGLYRSKAKNIQALCRALIEEHNGEVPREHEQLTKLAGVGRKTANVVVSNAFGVPAIAVDTHVERVSKRLGLANKKDSVLEVEKKLMKAVPREEWTQTHHRLIFFGRYHCKAQKPACDSCPLADICKEQNRTRGRGVS, from the coding sequence ATGAACAAAAAGACGGTCCGCAGGATTTTGGACACTCTAGCGGAAATGTTTCCTGAGGCACATTGCGAACTGCACCATTCCAATCCGTTTGAACTGTTGATCGCGGTTGTTTTGTCCGCTCAGGCCACCGACCGCAAGGTGAATGAGGTAACGAAAGAGCTGTTCAAGAAATATAAAACTCCCTGGGATTACGTTTCCGTTCCCTTGGCAGAACTGGAGAACGATATCAGGCATATCGGATTGTACCGCAGCAAGGCGAAGAACATTCAGGCATTGTGCAGAGCGTTGATTGAAGAACACAACGGGGAAGTGCCACGGGAGCATGAACAGCTGACCAAACTGGCCGGAGTCGGACGCAAGACTGCGAACGTGGTGGTGTCCAACGCCTTCGGTGTTCCCGCCATTGCCGTGGACACGCATGTGGAACGGGTGTCCAAACGCCTTGGCTTGGCGAACAAGAAAGACTCCGTTCTGGAAGTTGAGAAAAAGCTGATGAAGGCGGTTCCCAGAGAGGAATGGACGCAGACACACCACAGGCTGATTTTCTTTGGCAGGTATCATTGTAAGGCCCAGAAACCGGCGTGCGATTCCTGTCCGTTGGCGGACATTTGCAAAGAGCAAAACCGGACAAGGGGGAGGGGGGTATCCTGA
- the dapG gene encoding aspartate kinase: MRIIVQKFGGTSVATRENRLLAIGHIEDAMKAGYQVVVVVSAMGRKGDPYATDTLLGLLDPQDECASRERDLLMSCGELISAVVFSSMLRGRGYDNCVLTGAQAGILTNSDHSNAQIISVTPTRILQELEQGKVVIVAGFQGAAENGDITTLGRGGSDTTATALGVALNAEYVDIFTDVDGIMTADPRVVNDARKLHTVTYAEICNLAYSGAKVIHPRAVEIAMQKNIPVRVRSTLSKDDGTLIVSQAELDRMEPRAMRDQVLTGITHTANLTQVQVNCAPTGGNQLKVFQAMADNRISVDFISVTPTGVAFTVPNQDSEKAAAILRNAGFDPALLPNCAKVSAVGAGIAGVPGVMATIMEALTEEGIEVLQSADSHTTIWCLVREEDMVKAVRALHAKFRLHA; encoded by the coding sequence ATGCGAATCATCGTGCAAAAATTTGGCGGGACCTCGGTGGCGACCCGCGAAAATCGGCTGCTCGCAATCGGTCATATTGAAGACGCCATGAAAGCCGGTTATCAGGTTGTGGTCGTCGTGTCCGCGATGGGGCGCAAGGGAGACCCGTATGCAACCGATACTCTGCTCGGGCTGTTGGATCCGCAGGATGAGTGCGCGAGCCGGGAAAGAGATCTCTTAATGTCATGCGGTGAACTGATCTCCGCTGTCGTCTTTTCCTCCATGCTGAGAGGGCGCGGCTATGACAACTGCGTGCTGACCGGCGCGCAGGCGGGGATCTTGACCAATTCTGACCATTCCAACGCGCAGATTATCTCAGTTACTCCTACGCGGATTTTGCAGGAATTAGAACAAGGAAAAGTGGTGATTGTTGCGGGTTTCCAGGGTGCCGCTGAAAACGGCGACATCACGACGCTCGGCCGCGGCGGCAGCGATACCACGGCGACGGCCCTGGGGGTCGCGCTGAACGCCGAGTACGTGGATATTTTTACCGATGTGGACGGAATTATGACAGCCGATCCGCGAGTGGTAAACGATGCCCGCAAACTGCACACCGTCACTTACGCGGAAATTTGCAATCTGGCCTATTCGGGCGCCAAGGTGATTCACCCACGGGCGGTTGAAATCGCCATGCAGAAAAATATCCCGGTGCGCGTCCGTTCCACCCTGTCGAAAGACGACGGAACGCTGATCGTCAGCCAGGCCGAACTGGACCGGATGGAACCGCGCGCGATGCGGGATCAGGTGCTGACGGGCATCACGCATACGGCCAACCTCACACAGGTGCAGGTGAACTGCGCCCCGACCGGCGGCAACCAGTTGAAAGTGTTCCAGGCGATGGCGGACAATCGGATTTCGGTCGATTTTATTTCGGTCACGCCGACCGGCGTCGCTTTTACCGTGCCCAACCAGGACAGCGAAAAAGCGGCTGCTATTTTGCGGAACGCCGGGTTTGATCCGGCGCTGTTGCCCAACTGTGCGAAAGTCTCGGCCGTCGGTGCCGGTATCGCCGGTGTGCCGGGCGTGATGGCAACCATTATGGAGGCGCTGACCGAGGAGGGGATCGAAGTCCTGCAGTCGGCCGACTCGCATACGACGATCTGGTGCCTCGTTCGCGAGGAGGACATGGTGAAGGCTGTGCGCGCCCTGCACGCGAAGTTCAGGTTACATGCATAA
- a CDS encoding SDR family NAD(P)-dependent oxidoreductase, whose protein sequence is MNLKGRVALITGASSGIGWETALAFAARGSLLAVAARSQHRLQELAAIIENNGGQCLPVPVDVTDPGSVYTMAQKVIDRYGRIDVLVNNAGFGVFAPVLEADMQDIVGMMDVNYFGVVRCIQAVVPHMVRQAKGCVVNVGSMAGFVAAPTHGGYAATKFAVIGLSEALREEVREHGVKVITINPGPIDTPFFERADIQKIPRVAQRFMQKPDRVARAIVRAVEQEIPQVMVPGGMAPLVKFKALMPTLFARGAGRLYRKQK, encoded by the coding sequence ATGAACCTGAAAGGCAGAGTCGCCCTGATTACCGGCGCTTCCAGCGGAATCGGTTGGGAAACGGCACTTGCGTTTGCTGCCAGGGGATCGTTGCTGGCGGTGGCTGCCCGTTCCCAACACAGGCTGCAAGAGTTGGCGGCGATCATCGAAAACAATGGAGGACAATGTCTACCCGTACCGGTCGACGTAACTGACCCGGGCTCAGTCTACACGATGGCGCAGAAGGTCATCGACCGTTACGGACGCATCGACGTCCTGGTCAATAATGCCGGTTTTGGCGTATTCGCGCCGGTGCTGGAAGCGGATATGCAGGATATCGTCGGGATGATGGATGTAAATTATTTTGGCGTGGTCCGTTGCATCCAGGCTGTTGTGCCGCACATGGTCAGACAAGCAAAGGGGTGTGTGGTGAACGTCGGTTCCATGGCCGGATTTGTGGCGGCGCCGACGCACGGCGGCTATGCGGCGACAAAATTTGCAGTGATCGGCTTGTCGGAGGCGTTGCGCGAGGAAGTGAGGGAACACGGCGTCAAGGTGATTACGATCAATCCGGGGCCGATTGACACCCCGTTTTTCGAACGGGCCGACATTCAAAAAATTCCGAGAGTGGCGCAGCGGTTCATGCAAAAACCGGACCGGGTGGCGCGGGCGATCGTGCGGGCGGTCGAGCAGGAAATTCCGCAGGTGATGGTACCGGGAGGCATGGCCCCGCTGGTCAAATTCAAAGCGTTGATGCCCACCTTGTTTGCCCGGGGAGCCGGCAGGCTGTACCGGAAACAAAAATAG
- the dapA gene encoding 4-hydroxy-tetrahydrodipicolinate synthase gives MDFGRMVTAMVTPFNDQLQIDYGRLERLVEHLLQTGTESLVVVGTTGESPTLSHDEKLDLFKKVVELVDGRAKVIAGTGTNDTAASVRLSKEAEQCGVDGLLVVSPYYNKPSQEGLYRHFQAIAEATPLPNMIYNIPGRTAVNIEVSTLARLAEIPNIVAVKESPADFGQVLKLMANKPRNLTVYSGDDKLLLPFLALGGYGIVSVASHVVGLPMKRMIDRFVTGDMVGAAELHNRLLPIFEALFLMPSPAPVKAALHLIGVPVGGVRLPLVEADENMVGLLRELLAEWHPELLAS, from the coding sequence TTGGATTTTGGCAGAATGGTTACCGCAATGGTGACCCCCTTCAATGATCAGCTGCAAATCGATTACGGGCGTTTGGAGAGGCTGGTGGAACACCTCTTGCAGACCGGCACCGAGTCGCTGGTGGTAGTCGGAACGACAGGTGAGTCGCCGACCTTGTCGCACGACGAAAAGCTCGATCTGTTCAAAAAAGTGGTCGAACTGGTCGACGGCCGAGCGAAAGTGATCGCCGGCACAGGTACGAACGACACGGCTGCTTCCGTCCGTCTCTCGAAAGAGGCGGAGCAGTGCGGGGTCGACGGGCTGCTGGTCGTTTCTCCGTACTACAACAAACCTTCACAGGAGGGGCTGTATCGCCATTTTCAGGCGATCGCCGAAGCGACCCCGCTGCCGAACATGATCTACAATATCCCGGGCCGTACGGCGGTCAACATCGAAGTGTCCACGCTGGCGCGTCTGGCGGAGATTCCGAACATCGTGGCGGTCAAAGAATCGCCGGCCGATTTTGGCCAGGTGTTGAAACTGATGGCCAACAAACCGCGAAATCTGACCGTCTATTCGGGTGACGACAAACTGCTGCTGCCGTTTTTGGCGCTGGGCGGATATGGGATCGTTTCCGTCGCTTCGCATGTGGTCGGCCTGCCGATGAAACGAATGATCGACCGGTTTGTTACCGGCGACATGGTGGGAGCGGCCGAACTGCACAATCGGCTGTTGCCGATTTTTGAAGCATTGTTCCTGATGCCGAGCCCGGCCCCGGTGAAAGCGGCGCTCCATCTGATCGGCGTCCCGGTGGGCGGCGTCCGTTTGCCGCTGGTGGAAGCGGATGAAAACATGGTCGGGCTGCTGCGTGAACTGCTTGCGGAGTGGCACCCGGAACTACTCGCCTCGTAA
- a CDS encoding FtsK/SpoIIIE family DNA translocase, with the protein MGKRKRSGTGKGKQLIKYEILGLCLLATAGLTLAGMGWVGKLIAYLFMFVAGNWHWMIGLYLIYAALYMMIKRLPLRLSVRQGGIVLLMLVVLTWSHLNLYTSLVAASGREPDLLAVTMNKISTLHDAFSGKPGVKGAAPPNAGGGLVGYAVFMVMHRLFDTAGTVFVLTILATVSLTMITGKSIVAGLGKIGRVIANRARIVKSEIKEAWELLKPDPVERTADSKPKAPRQQASSEQTAAAAQAGVLEDTLPLKIRDFADQLQGEGRLGQDKPPAAGERTSAQITVRYKERSLPKPVKEPLPDYETTEPLVLQMQTHDDAYELPPLSLLEAPYGPRTGGDRKDLEANALKLQETLASFGVQVKVTEAHRGPTVTRYEIQPAVGVKVSRIVNLADDLALALAAKDIRIEAPIPGKAAVGIEVPNREVAIVTLREVIESTEFQTAPSKLSIALGRDISGAPIVGNLAKMPHLLVAGATGSGKSVCINGIITSLLYKAKPSEVKFIMIDPKMVELNVYNGIPHLLAPVVTDPRRAAYALKKVVQEMEHRYELFAKEGTRNLEGYNVIMLERAQQPLPYIVVIIDELADLMMVAPGDVEDAICRLAQMARAAGIHLILATQRPSVDVITGVIKANIPSRIAFAVSSQMDSRTILDMGGAEKLLGRGDMLYLPVGESKPIRLQGAFLSEAEVERLVSYAKQQQTAAYHLDLTAPQEDAAADDTELDALFWEAVKLVVESEQASVSLIQRRLKVGYSRAARLIDQMEEKGIVGPFEGSKPREVRLTKEQLADMLQA; encoded by the coding sequence ATGGGGAAACGGAAAAGAAGCGGTACGGGGAAAGGCAAACAATTGATCAAATATGAAATTCTGGGACTTTGTCTGCTGGCTACGGCCGGTCTGACATTGGCCGGGATGGGCTGGGTAGGCAAACTGATCGCGTACCTGTTCATGTTTGTGGCGGGAAATTGGCACTGGATGATCGGGCTGTATTTGATTTACGCCGCTTTGTATATGATGATTAAGCGGTTGCCGCTGCGGTTGTCGGTCCGACAAGGCGGGATCGTCCTCTTGATGCTGGTGGTGTTGACCTGGAGTCACCTGAACCTTTATACATCGCTCGTCGCTGCATCGGGGAGAGAACCCGATTTGCTGGCGGTGACAATGAACAAGATCAGCACCTTGCATGACGCCTTTTCGGGAAAACCGGGCGTGAAGGGGGCCGCCCCTCCAAACGCCGGGGGTGGTTTGGTCGGCTATGCGGTTTTTATGGTAATGCACAGGCTGTTTGACACTGCCGGAACCGTATTTGTGCTGACGATTCTGGCGACCGTGTCGCTCACGATGATCACTGGCAAATCGATCGTGGCGGGGCTCGGCAAGATCGGCCGGGTAATCGCGAATCGGGCCCGGATTGTCAAATCTGAGATAAAAGAAGCGTGGGAATTGCTGAAACCGGATCCGGTGGAGCGAACGGCCGATTCGAAACCAAAAGCCCCCCGGCAGCAGGCCTCTTCCGAGCAGACGGCGGCAGCCGCCCAAGCGGGCGTGCTTGAAGATACGCTCCCTTTAAAAATCAGGGACTTTGCCGACCAACTGCAGGGAGAAGGGAGACTTGGCCAGGACAAACCACCGGCCGCCGGTGAGCGGACGTCCGCTCAAATCACCGTCAGGTATAAAGAGCGCAGTCTGCCAAAACCGGTGAAGGAACCGCTTCCCGACTACGAAACAACCGAGCCGCTGGTGCTGCAAATGCAAACGCACGATGACGCGTACGAACTGCCGCCTTTGTCTCTATTGGAAGCGCCTTACGGGCCGCGCACGGGCGGCGACCGCAAGGACCTCGAGGCGAATGCCCTGAAATTGCAGGAAACGCTTGCCAGCTTCGGTGTGCAGGTAAAAGTGACGGAGGCCCATCGCGGACCGACGGTCACCCGCTACGAGATTCAACCGGCGGTCGGAGTGAAAGTATCGCGGATTGTCAACCTGGCGGACGATCTGGCGCTCGCTTTGGCAGCGAAGGACATCCGGATCGAGGCGCCGATTCCCGGCAAGGCGGCAGTGGGGATCGAGGTTCCCAACCGGGAAGTGGCAATCGTCACCTTGCGGGAAGTGATTGAATCGACGGAGTTTCAGACGGCCCCGTCGAAACTGTCGATCGCTTTGGGGCGGGACATTTCCGGCGCCCCGATCGTTGGCAATTTGGCGAAAATGCCCCATCTGCTGGTGGCGGGCGCGACCGGTTCCGGCAAATCGGTCTGTATCAACGGGATCATTACCTCGTTGCTGTACAAGGCAAAGCCGAGTGAAGTGAAGTTTATCATGATCGACCCGAAAATGGTCGAGTTGAACGTGTACAACGGTATTCCTCACCTGCTGGCACCGGTTGTGACCGACCCAAGACGGGCCGCCTACGCGCTAAAAAAAGTGGTGCAGGAAATGGAACACCGCTATGAGCTGTTTGCCAAAGAGGGAACCCGCAACCTGGAAGGGTACAACGTGATCATGCTGGAACGGGCGCAGCAGCCGCTGCCCTATATCGTGGTGATCATCGACGAGTTGGCCGATTTGATGATGGTTGCGCCCGGTGATGTGGAAGATGCGATCTGCCGTTTGGCGCAAATGGCGCGGGCTGCCGGCATCCACCTGATCCTTGCCACGCAGCGACCGTCCGTTGACGTGATCACCGGGGTGATCAAAGCGAACATCCCTTCCCGCATCGCATTTGCCGTTTCTTCGCAAATGGATTCGCGCACGATCCTCGATATGGGCGGGGCGGAAAAATTGTTGGGCCGCGGCGACATGCTGTACCTGCCGGTGGGGGAATCAAAGCCGATCCGCCTTCAGGGCGCATTTTTGTCAGAGGCGGAGGTGGAACGGCTGGTCTCGTACGCGAAACAGCAACAAACGGCCGCTTACCATCTGGATCTGACGGCGCCGCAAGAGGATGCAGCGGCCGATGATACGGAGCTGGATGCGCTGTTCTGGGAAGCGGTCAAATTGGTTGTCGAATCGGAACAAGCTTCCGTTTCTTTGATTCAGAGGCGGCTGAAAGTCGGCTATTCGCGGGCGGCCCGCTTGATCGACCAGATGGAGGAAAAAGGGATTGTCGGCCCGTTTGAAGGCTCGAAACCGCGTGAGGTACGGTTGACGAAAGAGCAACTGGCCGACATGTTGCAGGCCTAA
- a CDS encoding ribonuclease J, producing MSKTHNKLSIIPLGGVGEIGKNMTVYAYGNDIIVIDAGLKFPEEEMLGIDIVIPDITYLVENKAKVRGVFLTHGHEDHIGGLPYLLKHLQVPVYGTRLTLGLVEGKLREHGLLETAKLNVITNQSVIQCGDFTVSAFHNNHSIPDTVGFAIDTPEGVIVHTGDFKFDFTPVDGRPADFYKLAELGQRGVLALLSDSTNAERPGYTMSERVVGQTINDCFATAERRIIIATFASNLHRIQQIIDAAEKFGRKLAVVGRSMVNNITIAHDLGYLRIKPGTLIDPDELNKLPADKIAILSTGSQGEPMSALTRMARATHRKVEVMPGDTVIIASSPIPGNEKFISRTIDQLFRIGANVIYQAVSGVHVSGHGSQEELKLMLSLVRPKYFIPVHGEYRMLKRHAELAVGTGVNPDHIFIVDIGDSVEFQGGRARLGPKYTAGNVLIDGLGVGDVGNIVLRDRKLLSQDGILVVVVTLSKQDGTILSGPDIISRGFVYVRESEELLEEANKIVMQTLGKMVAENVNEWSSLKNGVRDALGRYLYEQTRRRPMILPIIMEV from the coding sequence TTGAGCAAGACACACAACAAATTGTCGATCATCCCGTTGGGCGGAGTTGGCGAGATCGGCAAAAATATGACGGTTTATGCGTACGGGAACGACATCATCGTGATCGATGCCGGCCTGAAATTTCCGGAAGAGGAAATGCTGGGCATCGACATCGTGATTCCTGATATTACGTACCTGGTTGAGAACAAGGCGAAGGTGCGGGGCGTTTTCCTTACCCACGGACACGAGGATCATATCGGCGGACTGCCTTATCTGTTGAAGCATCTGCAGGTTCCCGTCTATGGGACGCGGCTGACGCTCGGCCTGGTCGAAGGGAAACTACGGGAACACGGCCTGCTGGAAACCGCCAAACTGAACGTCATCACCAACCAGAGCGTAATCCAATGCGGCGACTTCACCGTCAGCGCATTTCACAACAACCACAGCATTCCAGACACTGTAGGCTTTGCGATTGACACCCCGGAGGGCGTGATCGTCCATACGGGCGATTTCAAGTTCGATTTCACACCGGTAGACGGGCGTCCGGCCGATTTTTACAAGCTGGCAGAACTGGGGCAGAGGGGCGTGCTCGCGCTGCTGTCTGACAGCACCAATGCGGAGCGGCCGGGGTACACCATGTCGGAACGGGTGGTCGGGCAGACGATCAACGACTGTTTCGCGACGGCGGAGCGGCGGATTATTATCGCCACGTTCGCTTCCAACTTGCATCGAATCCAGCAGATCATCGACGCGGCTGAAAAATTTGGCCGCAAGCTGGCGGTCGTTGGCCGCAGCATGGTCAACAACATCACGATTGCCCACGATCTCGGTTATCTGCGGATCAAGCCGGGCACGCTGATCGATCCGGATGAGTTGAATAAGCTGCCCGCCGATAAAATCGCGATTCTGTCGACCGGCAGCCAGGGCGAGCCGATGTCGGCGCTCACCCGGATGGCGCGGGCGACCCACCGCAAAGTGGAAGTGATGCCGGGCGACACGGTGATCATCGCTTCGTCACCGATCCCGGGCAATGAAAAATTTATCTCTCGTACAATCGACCAGTTGTTTCGAATTGGCGCCAACGTGATTTACCAAGCTGTTTCCGGCGTGCACGTGTCAGGTCACGGAAGTCAGGAAGAATTGAAACTCATGTTGAGTTTGGTTCGGCCAAAATACTTCATCCCTGTTCACGGCGAATACCGCATGTTGAAACGTCATGCCGAACTGGCAGTCGGTACTGGCGTTAATCCTGACCATATTTTTATCGTCGACATCGGCGATTCGGTCGAATTCCAGGGTGGCAGAGCGCGGTTAGGCCCGAAATACACGGCCGGCAACGTGCTGATCGATGGACTGGGCGTCGGCGATGTCGGCAATATCGTCCTGCGCGACCGGAAGCTGCTGTCGCAAGACGGCATTTTGGTCGTGGTGGTCACCCTGTCGAAACAGGACGGCACCATTCTGTCCGGCCCCGACATTATTTCCCGCGGTTTTGTGTATGTCCGGGAGTCGGAGGAACTGCTGGAAGAGGCGAACAAGATCGTGATGCAAACACTCGGCAAAATGGTGGCCGAAAATGTCAACGAGTGGTCTTCCCTGAAAAACGGCGTGCGCGACGCGCTGGGACGCTACCTCTATGAACAGACCCGCCGCCGGCCGATGATTCTGCCGATCATCATGGAAGTGTAG
- a CDS encoding cold shock domain-containing protein — protein MQGKVKWFNAEKGYGFIEREDGGDVFVHYSAIQTEGFKTLEEGQLVSFDIVEGTRGPQAANVFKL, from the coding sequence ATGCAAGGAAAAGTGAAATGGTTCAACGCAGAAAAAGGATATGGTTTTATCGAACGGGAAGACGGCGGCGACGTGTTCGTCCATTACTCCGCGATCCAGACGGAAGGTTTCAAAACACTGGAAGAGGGACAACTGGTCTCCTTTGACATCGTCGAAGGAACCCGCGGCCCGCAAGCCGCCAACGTGTTCAAGCTGTAA